In Taeniopygia guttata chromosome 6, bTaeGut7.mat, whole genome shotgun sequence, the genomic stretch AGGAATATGCAAAATACAGATCAGATGCAGAAATCCTTATTCAGGCAATTTTAAGAAGCTTATTTTTTAGCTTTACAAGTTATATAAAAATACTACCCAGAGAACAAAAACTAATAATAATGAATTCTTGTGAAGAGGATATGCCCTGACCCTTCCATATCTTGTGGAGTGGGAATCTATGGTTAAATCCCAACTAATTGACTAAAAGAAAATCCATGACAGacctgattttattttcatcccATGATTAAATACACATCATGCCTTCATTAGCAAAAATTACAGATGGGAATAAAACAGATGCCCAAAACACATCCTGCCAGTGtccttgaaaattaaaatttccttgtATTAACTCTACCTGATGCCAAAAATGTCACAAGCTTTTTACTGAGGCTGTTATCAGTAGTGTACTTTGAATCCTTTGTACTACTATGCTAACAAATTCCTGTTTGGATTCCCAGTTACATTTCCTAGCATTCCAgctggctgctgggcaggggcagaaCACAGGACTACAACAGTTACCCAAATTGTAACAAGCCCTTGCTTTTGGCACTCAGGTTAGAGCCCAAGTCTGAGCAAATATGCAAAGAATCATTGTGGGACTGAATTTTTTCAGCACTGCTGATAAATCATTCTCCCAGTTGAATATATTTCATTCTGCAAAAAAAGATGCAGCATTAAGATTCCTGCCTTGGAAACATCAACAGATGGATCACAGAGGGAGGACTCACCACTGTGCAAAATAATGCCTTGATTCCTATCCTGGGAAAGGACTGGAAGTATTTATTGACCCTTAAAGATCTCCTGAGCCCTGGGAACGAGGAGAAGCATGGAAAGTAGGAGAAGCAATTCCCTGATAAGCAAACATGACCTTGCCTGTGAAACAAAACCTGATTGCCTAAGAGGGCCTCCTTGATGTTTGAAAGAACAAGTTTATTGTCACCTGCAAATGTGTTTGTCGAGGCATGAAGAAACctcattttcctgcctttcaggCAACAGCAATATTCTGAGAttacaaaacagaagaaatgaagGCAACGAAATTGAGCAAAAGGATTGTACaccaaagtttaaaaaatacatattaaaaaaaaaaaaaaaaaaggagcacgGAATGGATAGTTATGCTTTGAATTATTTTGGATTTATGCAGTTAAAATCCATCCTGAGAAATTCACTGGAAAACTTCTTGTCATTGTGGCTCTAAAGACATTCCCATATAGCAGGTTAATAATGAAGGAGGTATATGTCACACACCAGAGGCTGCAACATCACACCTTTATGTATTCATGAGATCAGGGAAAGGAACTGACCAGGCATGAACACACTCAGGAAAGGGAGACTTAAAACACTCCCTctgtgggaaaagagctgaGCTACTTCAGAGTAGACACAATTATGCTCAGTCTGAGAACCTtggaaaatctgaatttaaagTACCAACTGGTCCTTTTTGAAAGTGCTGTGGATTTTGTATTAATTTCCCTCCCTAACAGCTACCCTCGTATTCATTAAAGACCCAGTACTTATATTGCAAAAGCTCGTTCCCTGTTCCACTGTACAACagagaaatgagatttttgctTTGTAGGATACCTTTACTTCTATAGGTCACTACTTACcagcacagaaattaaatatcagATAATCTTTATGTTTCAAACACAAATACTATTCAGTTACATTGGTCTCTGTATTTGGCACATctgattttcctctctcttACAAACTTGCAGCTTCCCTGAAACAAGTGAGGTTGTAGCAAGGACACAATTTATGGGCAAATTATGCAAAGCTGAAATGTTTCTAAGACAATGTTTTATAGTCCCTTAGAGCTCCATACATAGTATTTGACTGTGCACtcaaaaagcatttatttacaCACGTGTCTGAGGTTTTCTGTCAGGTTTAAAGTTCAGACTTTTCTCATCTAATCTAATTTGTCCAAGATGGATGGCctcacttttttcctttggaaaaccAATGCTGTTACACTGTTTCCAATTCTTCCTCCAAAGCAAAACTTGGGTGTTGGCAGCTCCTCCAGAATTTCAAATCCTGCCAGACAGAAATTGAAATGCTTTTATTAGAAGGAAGTTGTTTTATTCGCCTCTTGGATAACCCTTTGCAAACCATTCTTTATTCGTCTGGAAAACTTGCAAGTCAGTTAATCTGTGAGTTTATAGGACTGTATTGTTACACTGCACCACTGATTTATACAGCTGAAACTCTTCCATGGATAATAAAAATCCTAGCTGGCTGACTTGCACAAATTAATGGCAGAAAAGATGAGAACCTGCCAGTAATTTCGGTTCCCCAGAAGGGATGGTTGTTTCAGATCCACACTGAGTTTCAAGCCTCAGGGATGAGATTCAGGAGCTGACTggcatgtaaaaaaaaaacctcctagATGGATCAAAAGTGATAGAAAAGGTCACAGACTTGCCAGTTCCCCTAAATGTGGGTAACAATGTTACCCCAAAATCGGAGCAACCAAAGGGTGAACTGGGTCTAGTAATCAAGGACCCAAAAAGTATCAGCCAGCCACACACACTTTCCCAGGGTAATTAGACTGAAATTCCCAACCTCCAAAGTGTCAGGAACCCTGTCCTTCGGCACTGGCAAACACGGGAGTAGTAATTCCCGAGGAAAACAGAGGGAAGACAGGCTGGAGCATTTACTAATCACTTCACCTCCTCTAATCCTGATCTGGGAAAGTCAATATGCTAACACACACATTAAAATTCCCTCATCCCTTCCTTCAGCAACCCCACGTTGGCAGAGGGCTCTGTCCAGCTGCCTACCTTCTCTGAACTcgttcagcagctcctccttggTCCAGTTGCAGGAGGTGATGAGGAAGAAGCCCTCTGGTTTCAGCACCCTGCCCAGGGACCCCACGTACAGCCTCCGCTTCCCCGCCGCGTCGCTGGGGTCGAGGCTTACGGCATCAAAAGTCCCCTTGTCAATGCAAATGTCAAAGCCTGACAGCTCAGCTGAGGGGGCCAGGAAGTCTTCTACCTAAACCAGAAATTGTGAGAACAATCTTCTACTCCTGAATCTTTAATGCAAAGCAAGACTTTAGGATACAAAGCTTCAATCCTGACAATGGGTGTGCTCAGGGAGGGGTAACTCACAGTGCATGGCAGCTTCTTTCTTCTCTACACATTGTGTGATGATCTATTTGCTGTAATCTAAAGCTCAAACTAACACACTTGAAGCTCAttctttaaaacattatttgtaCTTTGATCCCTGCCATGTGCCAAGCACTGCACAAATGCAGGAGAACAGACAGAGCCTGCCACAAAGATATTTTACAGCTGACACACAGGAGCAGAGACATCACACAggagagtagaaaagcacagcagagagcTCAGAAGGACAGGCAGCCACAGAATCCCAGCGTGGCTGAGGCTGGAAGGGGCCTTTGGAGGTCATCTGCTCCTACCCCTGCTCCAACAAGGCCTCCCAACCTTCCTGCTGTTCAGCTCCTGGCAGGCATTCTATCACTAAAGGATTTCTTCCTCTACCTCAAGTCTAAAATTCAGAATGTAGCAGCTAAAACAGAGAACTCGCCACTTGGTAAACCATTACCCTGTTCCAAGCAGGGAAATTCTTCTTAGCCTTAATGACTGTTACAAACCAAATAAAGACCAAAAATCTTCCCATAAATAGATTTATTTGGGTAGAGTTCTCTCACAAATGAATCTCAAAAGACACCATTCATTTAGTACACTGAGTACATCTGAATATCAATTAGCTCATTTAATCTTGGGCTCAATTGCTTTCAATTTCCTCAATTACCTTTCTCTCAAGACTTACCTTTAATTTAATGTTAGACAtcccttctttctctcttaCTTTTTCTGAAAGCTGTATTGCGGAAGGTGAATAATCAATCCCTGTGAGATTCATGTAGCCAGACTTTGCCTAGGCAGAAGCAGAGAATCTTAATCAGTGTGCTAGCAATTGTTTTTATCCAGCCAGCACATTCCCTACCTATAATCCATCTCATCTCTCCTCttaataacaggaaaaaaaagacaactcaCCTTTTACTCATTTTTATACCTGTGACCATTACAAGAGCTCAATAGCTGAATGAGCTGAAATAACTTTATTCTGCCTAAAAAACCTCACCAGAAGGACTGCTGACTGAAAGCTGGTTCATGTCAAGTGGAAAACTGAGCACAACTGGGAAAACTAACACCCTGGAGGAGAACAGACTCTCTTATCTGCACCAAAAGTTACTTAGAAACCAGGAATTTTCAGTGATGACATGTGACAGATGCTtcaaaataagggaaaaaaaacctctctgaCATGTACCATTGGAGATTTAGCAATTATTTAGTTCATAACCCACTTTAAGAGCCAGAAGATGTAATAGATTGTACCAGGACAGAAATCCACTGCAAAatcatacatttttttctaattattcaTGCTAATGTCTATTTGAATACAACTATTTGCATGCTGCGATGTGTCTGTATCAGCAATTTTCAGGCAGGTTATGCACCACATGTAATAGCACACAGGGAGTTTGTTAATCTAAGTTTGTTGGAGATAAGGATAACTCAGTTTAGGGAACTCAGTGAGATCCCAGCAGCCCTTTGGCAAAGCAGGTGGGCTCCTGGcatcagctggagctgggcatgtgggaggggagcagggacacacATCCTTGTTCTGAGGTAGAAGCTGAAGGGACCAGCTTGGGAAAGAAGGTATAAGCTCAGGGTATCCCATGTGTCTGGCAAGATCCAAACCTGATGGAAGAGCTCTGAtgctctggccagctgcagGCTGTCACAGCAGAGACAGGGAGGAGGCTGGGGTTTGGAAAACACATGGAGTGCTGTTAAGCAACCAGCTGCCTGTCTGCTTGTTCCAGAGGCTGACACCCCAGGAAAACGATGAGGAGTTTCCACAACTGTCCTTCCTCCTTGCAGCAGCCCCTCAGGCCTGAGCTCAGTGCTAACCAGCTGTTCTGAGCTGAGGGCTAACTGCAGCTGAACACAAAGACACTGTTGTTTGCATGGGATGCAGAACATTTATTGCTCAGGCTCCTGCCCACGTTCCTCCCCGGAGCAAAGCAGGCTTCCTCAgatgcctgtgctgaaggtttGGGGGTGGAGGAGTAGTTCCCACAACAGCTCCTCTGTTTGCAAAGGAAAGGCTTGAGTCACTTCAGGGAGTTCCCATTCACTCCTCTAGTCTTGGGGGCAGAGAAGGAAGGTTTAGAGATAAACAACATTAAATGCTGCAGAACCTGTAGGGCCTGACTGTGACAGGAAGGGATCCTTCACTTGTGCCAAACGTGACCATGCTGCACCCTGCAGCTGGCCTGCTGCCCTGGAGGTGCTTTTACagcactctgctgctgctgccgctgcctgaAGCAGCAGATTGAGGAGCAGAAGGAGTTTGGAACATTATCAGCTCTGCCCCGGGTTTAGGGCTGACACCGCCACTTGGTGAACACTCTCCACTTCAGAGATTATTCAATCTTCAATATTGGTGGCTCCCACATTACTTATAAAAATAAGAGGAAGGCCAAAGCTTTCTGTGACAGCAAGGTTTCCTCAGAAGGGCTGGAATTTTTGGAAGGCAAAAGAATTATGTCACGAATCCAAGCTTCCAGATCCCTGAAGTTCACAGGGGTAGGACTACAGCCTACTAAAGATATAAAGACAGCAAGGGGTGCCAGTTATATGATATTTATGTACTTTCAAGTAGCTCCCTTGCAGAGAGCTGCTACTAATGTCCTCTATGACTGACTTTTTTCCACTATTGCCATTTCTACCCCATGATGGAGTCCAACTCCAGTGGCAGAACAGTCCTATGGTAGCTGCCAAAAGAATTCCAACTTGATTTCCAAGCCTTGCAGCTAACACACAAAAAATTCCTTTCACATCAACTAAGCGAAATCCTGAATTAttcagcaaaaataaacaaggtAATTTTTGAAGCCACTTTTCAAGAGGGAACTGGACTGGCAATTTCCTATGAAAGAAACCACAGTACTGTGAGGTGCTTAATGTAAGGGAGGAGGGTGCTCTCACAAGAGTTAATAGTTTTAAAAGCTATCAAGCTGTCATTTTCCCATTACAGTATGAAAAATCAGTTCCCATTTGCAACTGGAGTCAGTATAAAATGGAAGTCTTACAAATAAGATTTTTCTGTTGGGTATTTCAACCATGATAGAGCTATCACTGCTCTCAACAATCACCATTATCAGGCTAATTTCTCTTAGTGAGATGAGCAATTTCTGCTTTTGGTGACATAAATTCTCCTGTGCTGTGGTGTAGCAGCCAGTCTCCATAAAGGCTTTAAAGTCTTCTAAAATCAAAgcccacattaaaaaaattccacttcAAACCAGACTTTGGCTTCCAGTCCTTCCAATTCCTACAGGAACTAATGGAGCCAAAggggaatgcaaaacaacagaGGCTGTGACAATTTGACAGCCCTTTTCTTACCAACTCCCCTGCagtattatatataaaaaaaaaaccagtcaaaaatggaaaaaaaaaatactggaacTCCTGAGCATCTTGTGCACAACAAAAACATCAGAACACTTAGAACACACCTGATCAGATTTCCCACCCAGACACAAATAGACACTTCTTTAAAAGAAGACTTAACAAATTTTTAAGCTATTTACATAAAGGCCCTTGGATTTACCTACTTTTTTATATCAACAATGAGTGTTATTATCAGAACTGAGTGCAGAGAAAGAGTCTGGTTTTGTACATGAGGGTACTTTGTGAATTAATCAACTTCATTTCCTTATCTAGGGGAGTTTAAACACAGTGGGAAGAAATCAGTTTTAAATGTGGGGAAACAGGAAGGTAACGGTAAAACAAGGGATGCTCAGGCTGATTGATTTAGAGAAATACTTCAAATTTTGAAGCCTGAAGTATTGACACTTTTGGTGTTTCACACAGGTTACAGCTCCTCATGACTACCACTGCCACTTGTGAGAACTGTATTTAAACTGCTCTGATTCTGTataaaaaatacacaaactTTGCAAAATACCAACCAATTCAACCAGTAAAACTCCGTTTCCAGTCCCAATGTCAAGCACAGAGCTGTCAAGGGGGACCTTGTGCTTTTCCAACCACCTGATTATGCGCACCATGCTTTCTTCTCCAAACCTGGAAAAAACAAGGGCTCAGGtaattaaaccagaaaaaaaaatgtgcaaaagGTACAGCAAGTTTATTTCATCAGTCACTTTCTCCAGCTTTTGCAAAGCCCTTTTTACTGTTACTAAAGGAAAAGCTGCCATAGCTCATATTTCATGTTTGCTTTATTCAGATGAAAATTAATCCTGCAGCCTTAAAATTCACTGAAACACCAACTCTGTCAGGTGAAAGCATCcatatattaaaaaaggaaGCAGCAAGGGCAACTTGTGTAGTTAAACCTGAGCTCAGGGATAAAAAGCACATTTGCCAGTAACACACAGCTCAATTACCAGCTCAATTTCTGTGTAATGACACTTGTCCAAGTGCAGCTGAGCAATCTTCACTGTGAAATTGGGCCAGAGAGGAACTGCTGGTTTCAATGGTAAAACTCCCCATCATTTTGTCAGCAACTCGTTGAATTGCTGGCTGTGGTTTTGCAATGTCTTTTATGGTAAAGAAATGACAGAAACACtctgcagaaattattttgtttaccAGATTTCGCCGGTATCTCCAATGTCTTGAAAAGTTTGCAGTTCTCTTTCGTACGCAGCATCCCAGCTGGAGTTGaggggagaaagaaaggagaggatATCATAATTAATACTGGGAAATATTTAGGTTAAAAAGGGATAGGAAGAAAAATTGAAAGATACATTTAGGCTAGGTATTTGGAAAAAAttgactgtgagggtggtgaggcactggtcCTTAGCATAAGAAGAACATGAACATGTGGGAGAGAGTCCAGGGAATGCCTGGAGATGCTCCAAAGGCTGAAGCCAGGCTGAGAGAGCGATGGGTGTATTCACCTGGAGAAAACGCTCtggggagacctcagagccccttccaggacCTAAAGGGTCTCCAAGGGATGGAcagacaggacacagggaatggctttaagctgaaaGTGGGTTgatttagatgggattttgggaaggaattgttccctgtgagggtgtaAGGCCTTGGGACAGGgtgcccctgcatccctggcagtgcccaaggccaggctggacactggggcttggagcacctaGGACAGCGGGAGGTGTCCCAGAAATGGCACTGGGtgagatttaaggtcccttccaacacaaaccatggaatgaaaagcaaaaccattcTATGAAAAGCTTGAGAACGCTCTGCGTAGCACTGCCACTCTACAGaaccacagcttctctaagCTATTAAATAACACATAAACCAGAGACTGCTTTGTGTTGGGACCTTAAAGACCTTTAATTTCCACTCCCCGCGCCGTGGGCAGCGCCACCTCCCTCAGCGCGGGCGGCTCCGAGCCCCGCCACCCGCGGCACTCAGGGCTCCCCCTcactgccccgtgtccccctcactgccccgtgtcccccggcACCCACAGCTCCCCGGCACTGCCCCCCGGCACTCACTGCTCCCTGGTGCCCAGCACCGAGGGGCTGAAGGGCTCGTCCCCGGGCAGCGCCatgcccggcccgccccggaACCAGCGAGCGCTGCGGGCGGAGCCGCGCTCATGATGCGGCCGTGAGGGGAGCGCGGGCCGCTGCCGAACCTGCCCTGGTTTGTAATGTTTCCTAACGAGTTCTAATGTGAAAAGCGTTCTAATGAGAAAAATACTGTGGAAAAATGCGTATTTcatgattggcttttcgcaaatgttacaatgaatgtTATATATGCAATGTTAGAAAGTGATGCTGTActaattctcttaagtagcGTGTTAAATGTAGctttaggttacaacataatgttaaaatagaaactctatGTAGAATTTTTTTATAGAAGTaatatagaaatagaaatactaTATAGAATTTTTTACTAACTCAAGCaagagatgagataatcaactcttcacacagagatggaAGCGAAGGGGGCCCATAAAAAGTTACAGCCTCCTCaccagaaaagacaaacattcttccaccttctctccgtCTTTTTAGAACCAACAAGGTTAAAGAGAAGAAGTTGagaaaaaaccagaaaagttcttaatttgcaaggaatttatgcatcatgtgcgagatatatgaatatgcaacaggctgttgcttttaatgttattcctttgttcacaagggatgcttttcgtgacttagtgtccaagagcatctggacgtccataattctttgcttttttattctcttgtaattgtcctaactctcAATTTTGTTACTCTAATTagattactatttttataaccattttattattattaaacttttaaaatttttaaaaaccaagtgatttgCGTTTTTCACAATACCAATCACTcgtggttttggttttttttaaatcttaaaagTTTATTAGTAGTGAAATAGTTacaaaaaaatagtaataaaattagagTTAAAAATTTGGACAATGAGGATTAGGGCGCTACGAGACAATataaagcaaagaattacggacgtccGGATGTTTTTTGGGCACCAAGCTGCCAAAAacatgccttgtgaacaaaggaataacccttaaaagcaatagcctgttgcatattccTATATCTTATACATGATGGATAAATTGcttgcaaattaaaaatttttctggttttggtcaacttctggagaaaagggggatcagggggaccctgtggctctgcacagctcctgcaggaggggaCAACTGtggggtcgggctctgctccaggaacagggacaggag encodes the following:
- the EEF1AKMT2 gene encoding EEF1A lysine methyltransferase 2, translating into MALPGDEPFSPSVLGTREHWDAAYERELQTFQDIGDTGEIWFGEESMVRIIRWLEKHKVPLDSSVLDIGTGNGVLLVELAKSGYMNLTGIDYSPSAIQLSEKVREKEGMSNIKLKVEDFLAPSAELSGFDICIDKGTFDAVSLDPSDAAGKRRLYVGSLGRVLKPEGFFLITSCNWTKEELLNEFREGFEILEELPTPKFCFGGRIGNSVTALVFQRKKVRPSILDKLD